A single Nicotiana tabacum cultivar K326 chromosome 5, ASM71507v2, whole genome shotgun sequence DNA region contains:
- the LOC142181004 gene encoding uncharacterized protein LOC142181004 produces MIVESDGVLRIGDRLCVADVDGLRQAILEEAHNSRYTIHLGSTKMYHDLKQFYWWEGMKKNVANFVSNCLTCQQVKAEHQSPTGLLQQVEIPEWKWKRITMNFVTRLPQTLRGYNSIWVIVDRLIKISTLFASKDYTWRSEMGRQSERTIQILEDMLRACILEFRDKRRRGLVFIIGDKVFLRVSSMKGVMRFGKRGKLRPKFVGPYEILDRVRVVAYRLALPPEFSFIHPVFHVSMLRKCISNSSHMLEAPTIPLDEKLSYEEELISFVDRQVRKLRSKEIVFLKVLWRNNTVEEPTWEVEDVMRVKYPHLFQSTVLSIPTDRKRTRRFVDGLTFQLRLLIPRERVFGATFKEVVDIAREIGSIHRQERVEREANRPCGSGSFGGVPSGGKFHHDRGCPYRHAQTTQPVHRGELLSHSSHINRSCQYSFSALPAQSSHHASSAQVFAGSSSGYQEEQFH; encoded by the exons ATGATTGTTGAAAGTGATGGTGTTCTTCGAATAGGTGACAGACTATGTGTAGCAGACGTAGATGGGTTGAGACAAGctattcttgaagaagcccacaaCTCTAGATACACCATACATTTGGGATCCACAAAAATGTACCATGACCTGAAGCAATTTTATTGGTGGGAAGGTATGAAGAAAAATGTTGCTAACTTTGTTTCTAACTGTTTGACTTGTCAACAGGTCAAGGCTGAGCATCAGTCACCCACAGGACTACTACAACAagttgagattccagagtggaaatggaaaAGAATTACTATGAATTTTGTCACAAGGCTACCACAAACCCTAAGAGGTTATAactctatatgggtgattgtagatcgttTGATAAAAATCAGTACACTTTTTGCCAGTAAGGACTACACATGGAGGAGTGAG ATGGGCAGGCAATCAGAACGTACAatacagatcttggaggatatgctgagAGCTTGTATTCTTGAGTTTAGAG ATAAGAGAAGAAGAGGTTTAGTGTTCATAATTGGGGACAAAGTGTTCCTACGAGTCTCctctatgaaaggtgtgatgcgaTTTGGGAAAAGAGGCAAGTTGAGACCCAAGTTTGTAGGACCGTATGAGATACTAGACCGAGTGAGAGTTGTGGCTTATCGTTTGGCACTTCCTCCTGAGTTCTCTTttattcatccagtgtttcatgtctcTATGCTTAGAAAATGTATATCGAACTCCTCTCATATGCTTGAAGCACCGACTATACCGCTTGATGAGAAGttgtcttacgaggaggagctgATATCTTTTGTTGATAGACAAGTAAGAAAGCTACGATCAAAAGAAATTGTGTTCTTGAAAGTCCTATGGAGGAACAATACTGTTGAAGAACCTACATGGGAAGTGGAAGATGTTATGCGAGTCAAGTATCCCCATTTATTTCAATCTACAG tTTTGTCAATTCCCACTGATAGGAAGAGGaccaggaggttcgttgatggcctcacatttcAGCTGCGGCTGCTTATACCTAGAGAGAGGGTGTTTGGTGCTACTTTtaaggaggttgttgacattgctcgagaGATAGGGTCTATCCACCGCCaagagcgggttgagagggaggctaataGGCCTTGTGGATCAGGTAGTTTTGGTGGCGTTCCTTCTGGAGGAAAATTCCACCATGACAGGGGttgtccctataggcatgctcagACGACTCAACCAGTTCATCGTGGTGAGTTACTCAGCCACAGTTCTCACATTAATCGCTCATGCCAGtattcattcagtgcactaccagcacaAAGTTCTCACCATGCCTCGTCTGCTCAGGTTTTTGCGGGTAGTTCCTCGGGGTATCAGGAGGAACAGTTCCattag